From a region of the Gossypium raimondii isolate GPD5lz chromosome 10, ASM2569854v1, whole genome shotgun sequence genome:
- the LOC105777786 gene encoding uncharacterized protein LOC105777786 isoform X2: MADRNTAASKPIWMKQAEEAKQKTEAEKAAAAKAAFEATFKDVDKNRNKDVVAASSDSESEDTGDLVNKPIGPVDPVNCMAAGPGIAGGTACAASTFMVVTRDADERKVQSGGAQIKVRVSPGVGVGGSEQDGIVKDMGDGTYSVTYVVPKRGNYMVNIECNGKPIMGSPFPVFFSAGTSTGGLLGVAPASTYPNLVNQTMPNMPNYTGSVSGAFPGLLGMIPGIVSGASGGAILPGMGASLGEVCREYLNGHCPKTDCKLNHPPHNLLMTALAATTSMGTLSQVPMAPSAAAMAAAQTIVAAQALQAHSAQVQAQAQSIKDSSDSPDKAGKADALKKTLQVSNLSPLLTAEQLKQLFSFCGSVVECTITDSKHFAYIEYSKPEEAMAALALNNMDIGGRPLNVEMAKTLPQKPAISSLTSSSLPMMMQQAVAMQQMQFQQALLMQQTLTAQQAANRAASMKSATELAAARAAEISKKLKADGLVNEEKEIKSESRSRSRSKSKSPLSYRRRSRSKSRSPISYRQRRRSHSYSPPPRFQRDRRSRSPEQSHHRSRYDSERLSYRDRNDNDRSRRRDLDRSHDPRSSILRRNRSRSPQIRKSLAVDSDSPKHSRESSPKVRRSSRPGSRSPRHRRRRSSPKDDERKSKCRKRSRSKSVDSDNKKDEKSKHHSRRRSRSLSSEGKHRRSRSSASSDDNKSKYRRQTWSVSPEGKVRPHSKIDETKNDELKHSHKRRSRSISTVGRQYAKERSGRSRDKKSNHRDRRQSRSRSADRKHPKGSKLSPRNSDEKKSKHQRRSRSKSTEFKQLSIDKTDERSECCAEKHFLSAEDRPPRGRRSSPRSSEDNDSRPRRRSRSKSAEGDEGMLVSKEGSKVSVNDGQESKRKCFLHFGNAEGLSPNKRSDAEEANKLERSSELENHSISPQPK; this comes from the exons ATGGCGGATAGAAACACGGCCGCTTCAAAGCCTATATGGATGAAACAAGCCGAGGAAGCCAAGCAAAAAACTGAGGCTGAAAAAGCTGCTGCTGCTAAAGCAGCTTTCGAAGCCACATTCAAGGATGTTGATAAGAACCGTAACAAGGATGTGGTGGCTGCTTCATCGGATAGTGAATCCGAGGACACCGGTGACTTGGTGAACAAGCCAATTGGTCCCGTGGATCCCGTTAATTGCATGGCAGCGGGGCCAGGAATAGCGGGTGGCACTGCCTGTGCTGCCTCCACGTTTATGGTGGTAACGAGAGATGCAGATGAAAGGAAAGTACAGAGTGGGGGTGCGCAGATTAAGGTGAGGGTTTCGCCCGGTGTGGGTGTTGGGGGCTCAGAACAGGATGGCATTGTGAAGGATATGGGAGATGGGACTTACTCTGTAACTTATGTGGTGCCTAAGAGAGGGAACTATATGGTAAACATTGAATGCAATGGGAAACCCATCATGGGTAGCCCATTCCCGGTGTTCTTCAGTGCAG GTACGTCTACCGGAGGACTACTAGGGGTGGCTCCTGCATCCACATATCCAAATCTAGTAAACCAAACCATGCCCAACATGCCAAACTATACAGGTTCTGTTTCTGGAGCTTTCCCAGGCTTGTTGGGAATGATCCCAGGCATTGTTTCTGGCGCTTCAGGTGGTGCTATATTGCCAGGAATGGGGGCATCTCTTGGGGAAGTTTGTCGAGAATACCTCAATGGCCATTGTCCTAAAACTGATTGCAAATTGAACCATCCTCCTCACAATTTGCTGATGACTGCTTTGGCTGCAACAACCAGCATGGGAACTCTTAGTCAGGTACCTATGGCACCTTCAGCAGCTGCAATGGCTGCAGCTCAGACTATTGTTGCTGCTCAGGCCCTTCAAGCTCATTCAGCTCAGGTGCAAGCACAAGCTCAGTCAATTAAAGATTCATCTG ATTCTCCTGACAAAGCTGGGAAGGCTGATGCATTGAAGAAAACCCTACAAGTTAGCAATCTTAGCCCACTTCTCACAGCTGAGCAGTTGAAACAGCTTTTTAGCTTCTGTGGTTCTGTTGTCGAGTGTACAATCACTGATTCAAAACATTTTGCTTATATAGAATACTCAAAACCTGAGGAAGCAATGGCCGCTTTGGCATTAAACAATATGGATATTGGTGGTCGACCATTAAATGTGGAGATGGCTAAAACGCTTCCTCAGAAACCAGCTATTTCATCATTGACATCATCGTCTCTGCCTATGATGATGCAGCAAGCTGTTGCCATGCAACAGATGCAATTCCAACAGGCTTTGCTTATGCAACAAACCTTGACTGCTCAGCAGGCAGCTAATCGAGCCGCAAGCATGAAGTCTGCAACAGAGTTAGCTGCGGCAAGAGCTGCCGAAATAAGTAAGAAGCTAAAAGCTGATGGACTTGTTAATGAAGAGAAGGAAATCAAGAGTGAATCTAG GTCAAGATCAAGATCCAAATCAAAGTCACCCCTCAGTTATCGAAGACGGTCAAGGTCAAAGTCAAGATCACCAATCAGCTATAGGCAAAGGAGGAGGTCTCACTCTTATTCACCTCCACCTCGTTTCCAGCGAGACCGTAGGTCCAGATCACCTGAGCAGTCTCATCATCGTTCAAGGTATGATAGTGAAAGACTGTCATATAGAGATCGAAATGACAATGATAGGAGTAGGAGAAGAGATCTGGACAGATCACATGATCCTCGTTCTTCTATTTTGAGGAGAAATAGGAGTAGGAGTCCTCAAATAAGAAAATCACTTGCTGTAGATTCAGACTCCCCAAAACATAGCCGAGAAAGTTCACCAAAGGTGAGGAGATCATCCCGTCCTGGTTCGAGATCGCCAAGGCATCGTAGAAGAAGGTCATCTCCAAAGGATGatgaaagaaaatcaaaatgcaGAAAGCGCTCTAGGTCAAAATCTGTCGATTCTGATAACAAAAAGGATGAAAAATCAAAGCACCACAGCAGAAGGCGCTCCAGGTCATTATCTTCAGAAGGTAAGCATCGAAGAAGCAGGTCTTCTGCAAGTTCAGATGataacaaatcaaaatacaGACGGCAGACCTGGTCAGTTTCTCCGGAAGGCAAGGTTCGCCCCCACagtaaaattgatgaaacaaaAAATGATGAGTTGAAACATAGTCATAAAAGGCGATCTCGGTCTATATCTACTGTAGGTAGGCAGTACGCCAAAGAGAGGAGTGGTAGAAGTAGAGATAAGAAGTCTAACCATCGGGATAGAAGGCAATCGAGGTCAAGATCTGCTGACCGCAAGCATCCCAAAGGAAGCAAGCTGTCCCCCAGAAATTCAGAtgagaaaaaatcaaaacaccAAAGGCGCTCTAGGTCAAAGTCTACTGAATTCAAGCAACTTTCCATTGATAAAACGGATGAAAGATCAGAATGCTGTGcggaaaaacattttttatctGCTGAAGATAGGCCTCCTAGAGGAAGAAGATCTTCTCCAAGAAGTTCTGAAGACAATGATTCAAGACCAAGAAGGCGCTCTAGGTCAAAGTCTGCTGAAG GGGATGAAGGAATGTTGGTTTCAAAAGAGGGCTCCAAGGTTTCTGTAAATGATGGTCAGGAATCAAAGAGAAAATGTTTTCTGCACTTTGGTAATGCTGAAGGACTCTCACCAAATAAAAGGTCGGATGCAGAAGAAGCAAACAAACTTGAAAGATCAAGTG AATTAGAAAATCATTCAATTTCTCCTCAGCCGAAATGA
- the LOC105776938 gene encoding uncharacterized protein LOC105776938: MSRCFPFPPPGYEKKARTDDADFLKKEKQKEKKHKKEKKEKERRENKEKKEKDKSDGKHKDKKDKKEKHKDRDKKKEKDRDKEKDRSNNLEEKKFPGRPEGQNGEKTTVEKQLPGKSEGHSGEKFIPKEKGSEKDRNSFSGEKKFAGQFSGYNGEKLSQSHQAEDFRDSKFVHELGRRVRGEGAGAGNQLEEKHMGTVPKRDEGMVRLVAKTANALVEEKEKNKRSDDSKSNMQGIRDETRSGGNAMVQNIVGAVNARVEGIPIQVGSSNERRDEGKEKTKEKKSDDKIRDKHKTKDGEKKSHGKDKDRDKEKKKKKKEKKKEEKAKAKGEHRNLELDNLKRNNKDDPVGTINPKASDSSKEGNKGAVVEENHRKRKDWENNGFLHVNDLKPNKLPRTSSSVLMDNGKTLESCQAPIPLASNSHGAGTGLKVNAKEHKLNGTSEAQVLSVSPATHLSASAQASQMDEVCKKPPHPDSKYLSQVLSVPEMEEWSDFDDQSWLFHSNGSQSKKPKVGFSKIDEAPQVWAEALQIESTDVCALPYVIPY; the protein is encoded by the exons ATGTCGCGTTGCTTTCCCTTCCCACCACCAGGATATGAAAAGAAGGCCAGGACCGATGATGCAGACTTTCTAAAAAAG GAGAAGCAAAAGGAGAAGAAGCATAAGAAagagaagaaggagaaggagaggagagaaaataaagaaaaaaaggaaaaggacaaAAGTGATGGAAAGCACAAGGATAAGAAagacaaaaaggaaaaacacaAAGACAGAgacaaaaagaaggaaaaagatcgagataaagaaaaagatagaagTAATAACTTGGAGGAGAAGAAATTTCCTGGTCGTCCCGAGGGTCAAAATGGGGAGAAAACCACTGTTGAGAAGCAGCTTCCTGGAAAATCTGAAGGCCACAGTGGGGAGAAGTTTATCCCAAAAGAGAAGGGTAGTGAGAAAGATCGAAATAGTTTCTCAGGTGAGAAGAAATTTGCTGGGCAATTTTCTGGTTATAATGGGGAGAAGCTTAGCCAAAGTCATCAGGCTGAAGATTTCAGGGATTCTAAATTTGTGCATGAGTTGGGGAGGAGGGTCAGAGGTGAAGGTGCCGGAGCTGGAAACCAATTGGAGGAAAAGCATATGGGTACCGTACCAAAAAGAGATGAGGGAATGGTCAGATTGGTGGCTAAGACTGCCAATGCATTGGTTGAAGAGAAGGAAAAGAACAAGAGAAGTGATGATAGTAAGTCAAATATGCAAGGAATCAGGGACGAGACAAGATCAGGTGGAAATGCTATGGTTCAGAATATTGTTGGAGCAGTTAATGCTAGAGTTGAAGGGATCCCGATACAAGTGGGGAGTAGTAATGAGAGGCGGGATGAAGGGAAagaaaaaaccaaagaaaaaaaaagtgacgATAAAATCAGGGACAAGCACAAGACTAAAGATGGGGAGAAAAAAAGTCATGGGAAAGATAAGGATAGGGacaaagagaagaagaagaagaagaaggagaagaagaaggaagaGAAGGCAAAGGCGAAAGGTGAACATAGGAATTTGGAGCTGGAtaacttaaaaagaaacaataaagatGACCCTGTCGGCACCATTAATCCGAAAGCATCAGATTCTTCTAAGGAGGGCAACAAGGGCGCTGTTGTCGAGGAAAATCACCGCAAGCGGAAGGACTGGGAAAATAATGGATTTCTTCATG TTAATGACCTTAAACCCAATAAGTTGCCAAGAACTTCTTCCTCTGTATTGATGGACAATGGAAAAACGTTAGAATCTTGCCAAGCTCCCATCCCACTCGCTTCCAATAGCCATGGGGCAGGAACTGGTCTTAAGGTGAATGCTAAAGAACACAAGTTGAATGGTACCAGTGAAGCTCAGGTGTTATCTGTTTCCCCGGCAACGCATTTATCAGCAAGTGCACAAGCTAGTCAAATGGATGAAGTGTGTAAGAAACCACCCCATCCGGATTCCAAGTATTTGAGCCAGGTACTTTCAGTGCCTGAGATGGAAGAATGGTCTGATTTTGATGACCAATCATGGCTATTCCACAGTAATGGATCTCAATCGAAGAAGCCCAAGGTGGGTTTTTCCAAGATTGATGAGGCACCACAGGTGTGGGCAGAAGCTCTGCAGATAGAGTCCACCGATGTTTGTGCTCTCCCATATGTTATTCCATActga
- the LOC105777786 gene encoding uncharacterized protein LOC105777786 isoform X1: MADRNTAASKPIWMKQAEEAKQKTEAEKAAAAKAAFEATFKDVDKNRNKDVVAASSDSESEDTGDLVNKPIGPVDPVNCMAAGPGIAGGTACAASTFMVVTRDADERKVQSGGAQIKVRVSPGVGVGGSEQDGIVKDMGDGTYSVTYVVPKRGNYMVNIECNGKPIMGSPFPVFFSAGTSTGGLLGVAPASTYPNLVNQTMPNMPNYTGSVSGAFPGLLGMIPGIVSGASGGAILPGMGASLGEVCREYLNGHCPKTDCKLNHPPHNLLMTALAATTSMGTLSQVPMAPSAAAMAAAQTIVAAQALQAHSAQVQAQAQSIKDSSDSPDKAGKADALKKTLQVSNLSPLLTAEQLKQLFSFCGSVVECTITDSKHFAYIEYSKPEEAMAALALNNMDIGGRPLNVEMAKTLPQKPAISSLTSSSLPMMMQQAVAMQQMQFQQALLMQQTLTAQQAANRAASMKSATELAAARAAEISKKLKADGLVNEEKEIKSESRSPSTSRARSRSRSKSKSPLSYRRRSRSKSRSPISYRQRRRSHSYSPPPRFQRDRRSRSPEQSHHRSRYDSERLSYRDRNDNDRSRRRDLDRSHDPRSSILRRNRSRSPQIRKSLAVDSDSPKHSRESSPKVRRSSRPGSRSPRHRRRRSSPKDDERKSKCRKRSRSKSVDSDNKKDEKSKHHSRRRSRSLSSEGKHRRSRSSASSDDNKSKYRRQTWSVSPEGKVRPHSKIDETKNDELKHSHKRRSRSISTVGRQYAKERSGRSRDKKSNHRDRRQSRSRSADRKHPKGSKLSPRNSDEKKSKHQRRSRSKSTEFKQLSIDKTDERSECCAEKHFLSAEDRPPRGRRSSPRSSEDNDSRPRRRSRSKSAEGDEGMLVSKEGSKVSVNDGQESKRKCFLHFGNAEGLSPNKRSDAEEANKLERSSELENHSISPQPK, from the exons ATGGCGGATAGAAACACGGCCGCTTCAAAGCCTATATGGATGAAACAAGCCGAGGAAGCCAAGCAAAAAACTGAGGCTGAAAAAGCTGCTGCTGCTAAAGCAGCTTTCGAAGCCACATTCAAGGATGTTGATAAGAACCGTAACAAGGATGTGGTGGCTGCTTCATCGGATAGTGAATCCGAGGACACCGGTGACTTGGTGAACAAGCCAATTGGTCCCGTGGATCCCGTTAATTGCATGGCAGCGGGGCCAGGAATAGCGGGTGGCACTGCCTGTGCTGCCTCCACGTTTATGGTGGTAACGAGAGATGCAGATGAAAGGAAAGTACAGAGTGGGGGTGCGCAGATTAAGGTGAGGGTTTCGCCCGGTGTGGGTGTTGGGGGCTCAGAACAGGATGGCATTGTGAAGGATATGGGAGATGGGACTTACTCTGTAACTTATGTGGTGCCTAAGAGAGGGAACTATATGGTAAACATTGAATGCAATGGGAAACCCATCATGGGTAGCCCATTCCCGGTGTTCTTCAGTGCAG GTACGTCTACCGGAGGACTACTAGGGGTGGCTCCTGCATCCACATATCCAAATCTAGTAAACCAAACCATGCCCAACATGCCAAACTATACAGGTTCTGTTTCTGGAGCTTTCCCAGGCTTGTTGGGAATGATCCCAGGCATTGTTTCTGGCGCTTCAGGTGGTGCTATATTGCCAGGAATGGGGGCATCTCTTGGGGAAGTTTGTCGAGAATACCTCAATGGCCATTGTCCTAAAACTGATTGCAAATTGAACCATCCTCCTCACAATTTGCTGATGACTGCTTTGGCTGCAACAACCAGCATGGGAACTCTTAGTCAGGTACCTATGGCACCTTCAGCAGCTGCAATGGCTGCAGCTCAGACTATTGTTGCTGCTCAGGCCCTTCAAGCTCATTCAGCTCAGGTGCAAGCACAAGCTCAGTCAATTAAAGATTCATCTG ATTCTCCTGACAAAGCTGGGAAGGCTGATGCATTGAAGAAAACCCTACAAGTTAGCAATCTTAGCCCACTTCTCACAGCTGAGCAGTTGAAACAGCTTTTTAGCTTCTGTGGTTCTGTTGTCGAGTGTACAATCACTGATTCAAAACATTTTGCTTATATAGAATACTCAAAACCTGAGGAAGCAATGGCCGCTTTGGCATTAAACAATATGGATATTGGTGGTCGACCATTAAATGTGGAGATGGCTAAAACGCTTCCTCAGAAACCAGCTATTTCATCATTGACATCATCGTCTCTGCCTATGATGATGCAGCAAGCTGTTGCCATGCAACAGATGCAATTCCAACAGGCTTTGCTTATGCAACAAACCTTGACTGCTCAGCAGGCAGCTAATCGAGCCGCAAGCATGAAGTCTGCAACAGAGTTAGCTGCGGCAAGAGCTGCCGAAATAAGTAAGAAGCTAAAAGCTGATGGACTTGTTAATGAAGAGAAGGAAATCAAGAGTGAATCTAG GTCACCATCTACTTCCCGTGCAAGGTCAAGATCAAGATCCAAATCAAAGTCACCCCTCAGTTATCGAAGACGGTCAAGGTCAAAGTCAAGATCACCAATCAGCTATAGGCAAAGGAGGAGGTCTCACTCTTATTCACCTCCACCTCGTTTCCAGCGAGACCGTAGGTCCAGATCACCTGAGCAGTCTCATCATCGTTCAAGGTATGATAGTGAAAGACTGTCATATAGAGATCGAAATGACAATGATAGGAGTAGGAGAAGAGATCTGGACAGATCACATGATCCTCGTTCTTCTATTTTGAGGAGAAATAGGAGTAGGAGTCCTCAAATAAGAAAATCACTTGCTGTAGATTCAGACTCCCCAAAACATAGCCGAGAAAGTTCACCAAAGGTGAGGAGATCATCCCGTCCTGGTTCGAGATCGCCAAGGCATCGTAGAAGAAGGTCATCTCCAAAGGATGatgaaagaaaatcaaaatgcaGAAAGCGCTCTAGGTCAAAATCTGTCGATTCTGATAACAAAAAGGATGAAAAATCAAAGCACCACAGCAGAAGGCGCTCCAGGTCATTATCTTCAGAAGGTAAGCATCGAAGAAGCAGGTCTTCTGCAAGTTCAGATGataacaaatcaaaatacaGACGGCAGACCTGGTCAGTTTCTCCGGAAGGCAAGGTTCGCCCCCACagtaaaattgatgaaacaaaAAATGATGAGTTGAAACATAGTCATAAAAGGCGATCTCGGTCTATATCTACTGTAGGTAGGCAGTACGCCAAAGAGAGGAGTGGTAGAAGTAGAGATAAGAAGTCTAACCATCGGGATAGAAGGCAATCGAGGTCAAGATCTGCTGACCGCAAGCATCCCAAAGGAAGCAAGCTGTCCCCCAGAAATTCAGAtgagaaaaaatcaaaacaccAAAGGCGCTCTAGGTCAAAGTCTACTGAATTCAAGCAACTTTCCATTGATAAAACGGATGAAAGATCAGAATGCTGTGcggaaaaacattttttatctGCTGAAGATAGGCCTCCTAGAGGAAGAAGATCTTCTCCAAGAAGTTCTGAAGACAATGATTCAAGACCAAGAAGGCGCTCTAGGTCAAAGTCTGCTGAAG GGGATGAAGGAATGTTGGTTTCAAAAGAGGGCTCCAAGGTTTCTGTAAATGATGGTCAGGAATCAAAGAGAAAATGTTTTCTGCACTTTGGTAATGCTGAAGGACTCTCACCAAATAAAAGGTCGGATGCAGAAGAAGCAAACAAACTTGAAAGATCAAGTG AATTAGAAAATCATTCAATTTCTCCTCAGCCGAAATGA